TCAAATTGCCCTGTATATTGATTACCTGTTATTTCATTAACATCAGGTAATTCAGTACTGAAGCACAATTGATTATCTGATGATTTCAACTGCTCATTGTGTTCTTGAATGTGTTCGTCAACCTTTATCTCGTTAAATTGCAGATTTGGCAAAACTTTATTACCTTCTGAATTTTGATGTTCATATTCGTATGTTGTATCTGTACTGTTTGTTGATAAAATTTCAGCCATCAGCAATATAAAAGATTCAGGAGTTAATAAATCACCGTCGCTGTCAGAATCCTCATGAATATCAATCAATTGCTCAGATTTTAGATCATTTTGAACCGTTGACGAGGTATCCGGGAAAATGGATGAATTGAGTATAAGGTTTTTCAGATCAAGCATGTCACACTCCCTGTGTTATGATTAACATATAGCAAAACTCATACCATCTGCAAGCTTACTGAAAAAATAATTAAGGGATAGTTAAAAAATATTGCATGCATGTAAAACCTCTTAACACCTACTATAACCCCTAAAAAAATAATGCTAGTTTTTTGACATGCTTTACAGGAAGAGAAATTTATTATGTATTACTATTTATTCAGCCACCATAAATCTAAGAAATCTATAGATGGTTTGATTGAACAAGTAAAAAAATTGTTAAATCATGTGGAAATGAAACAAAAGGCGTATTTTTTGAATTTATTAACTCTCCGTGTTAGCGAATTTCAAAACGAGCTTGAATCGGAAGCTTCAAATACCTTTAATACACAACAGATACTTATCCAGTATGAAAAGTTTGCGAAAACCTTACTCATTTGTATAAAGCAACCTGAACGAACATCCTCTGCAATACATAATTACCAAAAGGGATTTTACTATCCTGTTGCTGTTCATGATAAAATTAAACCAGATCCCACTATAGAGAATGTAGCTAAAGCAACTGTGGGCATCGGTCTGACGTTGCTTTTTGGTTCAATACCAACATTTATTTTTAACCCCCTCCTTGGTGTTATTATGGTATCACTCGCTGTGACACTGCTGTTACCAAGTGGTTTTTGCCTGCTAATTCCAGACTCTCCAGATACGACAAGAAAAAAAGAAGAAGAAAAAAGGATTTTTGTAGAAGGAGCAAAACTTATTAATCCTGATATTCTATTTGAAGAGTTTGATGAAAAAACATACCCCTCCGTATCATTAATTAAAACATGATTTTATTGATACTGAATGAAAACTTCCTAAAATTGAGCTATTATTTCTAAAGATTATTAATAATAATGATTTTGGGAGTTCTTTATGAAAGTGGGTCAAGACAGTCTATCAACAAAATCACAGTTAACAGTTGATGGAAAAACCTATAATTACTACAGTTTGAAAGAAGCTGAAAATAAACATTTTAAAGGAATTAATCGCCTACCTTACTCCCTGAAAGTATTGCTTGAGAATTTATTACGCTTTGAAGACGGCAATACAGTAACGACCAAAGACATCAAAGCAATTGCTGACTGGCTCCATAATAAAACATCCCAGCATGAAATTGCGTTTAGACCAACAAGAGTGTTAATGCAAGACTTCACTGGTGTTCCCGCAGTTGTAGATTTGGCCGCCATGCGTACTGCCATAGTAAAAATGGGAGGTAATGCAGATAAAATTTCTCCTCTTTCGCCTGTCGATTTAGTGATAGACCATTCAGTCATGGTCGATAAATTCGCCTCAACTGATGCCCTTGAAGTGAATACCAAAATCGAGATAGAAAGAAATAAAGAACGCTATGAGTTTTTACGCTGGGGACAAAAAGCTTTTTCTAACTTTCAGGTCGTCCCACCCGGAACAGGAATTTGTCATCAGGTCAACCTGGAGTATTTAGGAAAAACTGTGTGGAATAGCGAAAGTGATGGCCAATTGTATGCTTATCCGGATACTTTGGTTGGTACAGACTCTCACACCACTATGATTAATGGACTAGGTGTCCTGGGTTGGGGAGTCGGTGGTATAGAGGCCGAAGCAGCCATGCTGGGACAACCAGTATCCATGCTAATCCCCGAAGTAATCGGCTTTAAATTATCAGGCAAACTTAAAGAAGGCATTACTGCGACTGATTTGGTTCTTACCGTCACTCAAATGCTGCGAAAAAAAGGGGTTGTTGGTAAATTTGTCGAATTTTATGGTCCTGGACTTAATGATTTACCTTTGGCAGATAGAGCCACAATCTCCAATATGGCACCTGAGTACGGCGCAACATGTGGCTTCTTTCCAGTAGATAAGGAAACAATTAAGTACTTGGAATTGACTGGCCGTGATAAGCATACCATTGCCCTTGTTGAAGCTTATGCTAAAGCGCAGGGCATGTGGTATGACAAAGATAGTGAAGAACCAGTGTTTACTGACTCTTTACATCTGGATTTAGACAGCGTTGAACCCTCTCTGGCTGGCCCTAAACGACCCCAGGATAAAGTAAATCTGAGTTCATTGCCTATTGAATTTAACAATTTTTTAATCGAAGTTGGAAAAGAAAAAGAGAAAGACAAAACCTTTGCCGTTAAAAACAAAGACTTTCAAATGAAACATGGTCATGTAGTCATAGCAGCAATAACCAGCTGTACTAACACCTCTAATCCAAGTGTACTGATGGCAGCAGGACTGGTAGCAAAAAAAGCGATCGAAAAAGGATTACAACGCAAACCATGGGTTAAGTCTTCTTTGGCACCTGGTTCTAAAGTAGTTACAGACTATTTAAGACATGCCGGCCTGCAAACTTATCTGGATCAATTAGGTTTTAATTTGGTTGGCTACGGTTGTACCACTTGTATAGGTAACTCGGGTCCTTTGCCTGATGATATTTCCCACTGTGTTTCAGAGCATGATCTTGTTGTTTCATCCGTTCTATCTGGCAATAGAAATTTTGAAGGACGTGTTCATCCTCAAGTCAGAGCCAACTGGCTCGCCTCTCCCCCATTGGTAGTCGCTTATGCTTTATGCGGAACAACTTGCAGTGACTTAAGCAAAGACCCAATTGGGAAAGACAAAGATGGAAATGATGTTTATCTTAAGGACATCTGGCCATCTAATAAAGAAATTGCTGCTGAAGTAGCCAAAGTAAGCGGTACCATGTTCCGTAAAGAATATGCTGAAGTCTTTAAAGGTGATGCTCATTGGCAGGCCATTCAAACAAGCTCAGGACAAACTTATGAATGGAATCTTGATTCTACCTACATTCAACATCCCCCATTTTTTGAAAATTTAAGTCTGAAACCAGAACCTATCAAACCCATTAAACAGGCTTATATTTTAGCCTTATTCGGTGATTCAATTACAACGGATCATATTTCACCTGCCGGCTCAATCAAAGCCAGCTCTCCAGCAGGGTTATATTTAAAATCCAAAGGAGTCGATGAGAAAGATTTTAACTCCTATGGATCACGCCGCGGTAACCACGAAGTAATGATGCGAGGCACTTTTGCCAATATACGCATTCGTAATGAAATGACGCCTGGACAAGAAGGTGGTGTCACACGTTATGTTCCTACCGGAGAAACCATGTCGATTTATGATGCCGCCATGCGTTATCAGGAAAATCATCAAGATTTGGTTATCATCGCTGGTAAAGAATATGGAACAGGCTCTTCTCGCGATTGGGCAGCAAAAGGCACTAATTTGCTTGGCGTTAAAGCAGTGATTACTGAAAGCTTTGAACGAATCCATCGTTCCAATTTAATTGGCATGGGTATATTGCCATTACAATTTAAAGATGGCATTACACGTAAAACGTTAAAGCTGGATGGTAGCGAGCGCATCAGTATTGAAATTTCTGATAAATTAACCCCGGGCGCGATAGTGCCTGTAAGCATAGAAAGGCAAGACGGGCACGTTGAAAAGATAGAAACCCTTTGTAGAATTGATACTGCTGACGAGCTTGAATATTATAAAAATGGCGGAATACTTCAGTATGTATTACGCAAAATAAGTTCTTGATCATAGGGCACTTTGCTGCCCTTCTGCATTAGAATGTTGGGTTTCACAACAAGAGAAACCCAACAACATATAAAACTTCAGTAGTAATTAAACTATACAGCCAAACTTTTCTTTACTCTGTTAAATTATCATAATACCATTTATACCCCATTCAATACCCGGGTTTATTGCACTCATAAAGGATAAATAATGAATCATTCAAAAAAGGTTCTGAACGTTTTTTCTTTAGTTATGATCAACGTCATTGCTGTAGATAGTTTACGGACCTTGCCTATCAGCGCAAAACTTGGATTTTCCCTGGTCTTTTATTATATTTTTGCAGCTCTTACCTTTTTTATTCCAGTAGCATTGGTTGCCGCAGAGCTTGCTACCGCCTACCCTAATACCGGAGGAATTTATGTCTGGGTTAGAGAAGCATTCGGGAAACGAGCAGGATTTATCACCATTTGGCTGCAATGGATCTATAATGTAGTGTGGTATCCAACCATGTTAGCTTTTATCGCCGCTACTTTATCCTATTTAATCGCTCCTCATTTAGGAAATAACAAATTTTACTTATTGGGCACAGCACTTACTTTGTTTTGGGTGTTTACTTTTTTAAATTGTTTTGGCATGAAACTATCCAGCATTGTAAGTATCATCGGTGCCTCCATAGGCACATTATTGCCTATGATAGTGATTATTGTTCTGGGTACTGTTTGGATATTTCAGGATAGGCCTGTAGCAGTCAATTACCCAACAACATGGCTACCTGATTTTAGTTCTTTAGGAAATTTGTCTTTATTTTCAGCGGTTTTATTTGGCCTTATAGGAATGGAAATGTCTGCTGTTCATGCTGAAGAAGTAAAAAACCCACAAAGAGACTATCCAAAAGCCCTTTTTTATTCAGCTCTTTTAATTATATCCACCTTATCATTAGGTTCTTTGGCTATTGTTATTGTAGTACCAAACGATAGCTTAAGCGTTGTTTCTGGTCTTGTTGATGCCTATGCCGTATTCTTTAATTCCTATAATATGCCGTGGATGACATCAGTGATTGCCGTATTAATTATTTTAGGAGGCCTCAGTGGCGTTTCAGCCTGGATAATAGGCCCAACCAAAGGATTACTTGTATCCGCGCGCGATGGCTCCTTACCTGCACTGTTTTCCCGTGTTAATAAATACGGCTCGCCGGTAGCAATACTACTCACTCAAGGCGTTATATTTTCTATATTAAGCACAGTCTTTATTTTACTTGATTCAATTAATGCTGCGTACTGGGTGTTAAGCGATTTAAGTGCTCAAATGGCATTGTTGGTATACATCATGATGTTTGCTGCAGCAATTAAATTGCGATACAGCAGGCCTGAACAGCCGCGTGGCTATACTATTCCTGGTGGAAATCTGGTGATGTCACTTATCTCTGGAATAGGAATTATCTGCTGCATAGCTGCTATGATTGTTGGATTTATACCCCCTGCACAAATCCCTATAAAGAATGTTTTTCTCTTTGAGTGTTTTCTAATTGGCGGTCTCATTCTATTTGTTTTAATTCCCTGGTTATTTGCTAAAAAACATGACGAGCAATTATGTAGTGAAGAGTAAGTTGAGCAAGATTTAAAGCCCACAAATATTTTTGTTGGGCTTTTCAAGATTGTTCTTAAGAGTAATTAATAATACTAACCTTCTTCCGGGATAGACATTAAACTGGCATTGCCACCTGCAGCAGTTGTATCAACAGTATAGGTACGCTCATGGCAAAGTCGAATCAAATAGTTAGGGCCTCCAGCCTTGGGTCCTGTGCCAGATAACCCTTCACCACCAAACGGTTGAAGACCTACAACTGCTCCAATCATATTACGGTTTACATAACAGTTCCCTGCATGAACTCTTTGCCTAATGTATTCAACTGTTTCATTAATTCGGCTGTGTATTCCCAGTGTTAAACCATAGCCAGTTTGATTGATTTGATTAATTACCTTATCCAGATCCTTTCTCTTAAACTGAATCACATGCAAAATTGGCCCAAATACTTCTTTTTCCAAAGCGCTGATATTATCAATTGCAATGGCTGTTGGTGGCATGAAATGTCCCGATGAAACGTCATCACTAACGGAGCATTGATATAATATTTCATGATGTTTTTTCATGTTTTCGACATGATTTTTCAATATAGATAAAGCTTCCTTGTCTATAACAGGACCTACATCGGTTGATAACCATTGCGGATCTCCAACAACTAACTCGGCCATGGCTCCTTTTAATAATTCTACAGTTCTTGGATAGACTTCCTCCTGCACATACAATACTCTCAGGGCTGAACAGCGCTGTCCTGCGCTGCCGAAGGCAGAGGTGACAGCATCCACCACCACTTGCTCCAATAATGCTGAAGAATCGACAATCATTGCATTTTGACCACCTGTTTCTGCAATTAAAGGAATAATTTCACCACCTCGAGTAGCTAATGTCCGATTAATCAAATTCGCCGTGTCTGTCGAGCCTGTAAACAGAACTGCTTTAATTCGTTTATCTGCGACCAAAGCAGCCCCTATAGTCTCACCAGCGCCTGGAATTAATTGAATTGCTCCTTCAGGAATACCAGCTTGATGCATTAATTTTACAGCGTAGGCTGCAATTAATGGAGTTTGTTCAGCCGGTTTAGCAATCACACAATTACCTGTAACTAATCCGGCTACGACTTGTCCAGTAAATATAGCCAAGGGAAAATTCCAGGGACTAATACACAATATTGTCCCGCGAGGATGTAAATTCAATACATTTAATTCCCCGGTGTATCCATTAAAGCGTTGAGGACTCCCCATAAGCTCTTGGCCTTTCTTGGCATAGTATCGACAAAAATCAATAGCTTCTCTTACTTCAGCAATTCCGTCACTCCAGGTTTTACCAGCTTCCCGACAAGTTAATACCATGAGTTCTGCCATATTGGCCTGTAATAAATCTGCAAATTGGTTTAGACAAGAAGCACGTTCTTCTACCGGTTTCTTACTCCATGATTCAAAAGCTAATTTTGCTTGATTTAATGCCACCTCAACATCATCAAGGGTTGCTTGCTGCACTGAGCCAATAGCATATGCCGGCTGCTGTGGAGACATTACCGTTTGCAGTAAGTCCCTGGATAATTTCCGACCGGAAATCATAGGACTTGCCTGCCATTCTTTTGTTTCAATTTTTCCCAGTTCCTGCTGCAATAAGGCGCGTTCAAGTCGATTTGTAAGGTCAAAGCCTTTAGAGTTTTTTCGTACGGGTAAAAAGATATCTTCTGGCAATGGTATATTTTTGTTTATTTTATTAAATAACGATTTTGCTTTAGCCACTGGATCTTCTACCAACTCGCTAATCGGTGCCTTATCATCCACTATGCGATTGACAAAAGAAGAATTTGCTCCATTTTCCAGTAATCGTCGAACTAAATACGGTAGTAAATCCTCATGGCTACCAACTGGTGCATAAATACGGCATGGAATCCCATAACAATTAGCAGGAACAATCTGTTCATAAAGCTCATTACCCATCCCATGCAGACATTGAAATTCAAAATCTCTATAATCTCCTACCAAATTCAGAATCATTGCCACAGAATAAGCATTATGAGTTGCAAATTGCGGATAAATAGCATCGGTCATAGTCAGGATTTTTTTTGCGCAAGCCTGAAATGACACATCAGTAAACACTTTACGGGTAAAAACCGGGTATTCAGAAAAACCTTGCATTTGCGTTTTTTTGATTTCACTATCCCAATAGGCTCCTTTAATCAATCTGACCATAATACGCCGCTGCTTACTTCTTGCTAGAGCAGCAACCCAATCCAGGACATAAAAAGCTCTTTTTTGATAGGATTGAACAGCCAAACCAAACCCATTCCATCCCTGTAAACTCT
Above is a genomic segment from Legionella pneumophila subsp. pascullei containing:
- a CDS encoding APC family permease, with the translated sequence MNHSKKVLNVFSLVMINVIAVDSLRTLPISAKLGFSLVFYYIFAALTFFIPVALVAAELATAYPNTGGIYVWVREAFGKRAGFITIWLQWIYNVVWYPTMLAFIAATLSYLIAPHLGNNKFYLLGTALTLFWVFTFLNCFGMKLSSIVSIIGASIGTLLPMIVIIVLGTVWIFQDRPVAVNYPTTWLPDFSSLGNLSLFSAVLFGLIGMEMSAVHAEEVKNPQRDYPKALFYSALLIISTLSLGSLAIVIVVPNDSLSVVSGLVDAYAVFFNSYNMPWMTSVIAVLIILGGLSGVSAWIIGPTKGLLVSARDGSLPALFSRVNKYGSPVAILLTQGVIFSILSTVFILLDSINAAYWVLSDLSAQMALLVYIMMFAAAIKLRYSRPEQPRGYTIPGGNLVMSLISGIGIICCIAAMIVGFIPPAQIPIKNVFLFECFLIGGLILFVLIPWLFAKKHDEQLCSEE
- the acnA gene encoding aconitate hydratase AcnA; the protein is MKVGQDSLSTKSQLTVDGKTYNYYSLKEAENKHFKGINRLPYSLKVLLENLLRFEDGNTVTTKDIKAIADWLHNKTSQHEIAFRPTRVLMQDFTGVPAVVDLAAMRTAIVKMGGNADKISPLSPVDLVIDHSVMVDKFASTDALEVNTKIEIERNKERYEFLRWGQKAFSNFQVVPPGTGICHQVNLEYLGKTVWNSESDGQLYAYPDTLVGTDSHTTMINGLGVLGWGVGGIEAEAAMLGQPVSMLIPEVIGFKLSGKLKEGITATDLVLTVTQMLRKKGVVGKFVEFYGPGLNDLPLADRATISNMAPEYGATCGFFPVDKETIKYLELTGRDKHTIALVEAYAKAQGMWYDKDSEEPVFTDSLHLDLDSVEPSLAGPKRPQDKVNLSSLPIEFNNFLIEVGKEKEKDKTFAVKNKDFQMKHGHVVIAAITSCTNTSNPSVLMAAGLVAKKAIEKGLQRKPWVKSSLAPGSKVVTDYLRHAGLQTYLDQLGFNLVGYGCTTCIGNSGPLPDDISHCVSEHDLVVSSVLSGNRNFEGRVHPQVRANWLASPPLVVAYALCGTTCSDLSKDPIGKDKDGNDVYLKDIWPSNKEIAAEVAKVSGTMFRKEYAEVFKGDAHWQAIQTSSGQTYEWNLDSTYIQHPPFFENLSLKPEPIKPIKQAYILALFGDSITTDHISPAGSIKASSPAGLYLKSKGVDEKDFNSYGSRRGNHEVMMRGTFANIRIRNEMTPGQEGGVTRYVPTGETMSIYDAAMRYQENHQDLVIIAGKEYGTGSSRDWAAKGTNLLGVKAVITESFERIHRSNLIGMGILPLQFKDGITRKTLKLDGSERISIEISDKLTPGAIVPVSIERQDGHVEKIETLCRIDTADELEYYKNGGILQYVLRKISS
- the putA gene encoding bifunctional proline dehydrogenase/L-glutamate gamma-semialdehyde dehydrogenase PutA — its product is MLEKQSIHLPEGLRAAINKAYRMDELFLISELSEKAALDPQQMIAIKTSATKLVESVRSERKKSTGIDSFLTEYALSSDEGIALMCLAEALLRVPDNATIDNLIKDKLAGGDWGAHRGQSESFFVNATTWALMLTGKVLTPEKAENTLTKALLKLVNRSSEAVVRKAVDKAMRIMSKQFVMGRTINEALARAKKKEGRGYRYSYDMLGEAALTSADAARYFEAYKEAIISIGEKADKHSDVYRRPGISIKLSALHPRYSEFQYERVIAELPPKLLALSRLAKDYGIALTIDAEESERLDLSLDVIEKVFNDESLQGWNGFGLAVQSYQKRAFYVLDWVAALARSKQRRIMVRLIKGAYWDSEIKKTQMQGFSEYPVFTRKVFTDVSFQACAKKILTMTDAIYPQFATHNAYSVAMILNLVGDYRDFEFQCLHGMGNELYEQIVPANCYGIPCRIYAPVGSHEDLLPYLVRRLLENGANSSFVNRIVDDKAPISELVEDPVAKAKSLFNKINKNIPLPEDIFLPVRKNSKGFDLTNRLERALLQQELGKIETKEWQASPMISGRKLSRDLLQTVMSPQQPAYAIGSVQQATLDDVEVALNQAKLAFESWSKKPVEERASCLNQFADLLQANMAELMVLTCREAGKTWSDGIAEVREAIDFCRYYAKKGQELMGSPQRFNGYTGELNVLNLHPRGTILCISPWNFPLAIFTGQVVAGLVTGNCVIAKPAEQTPLIAAYAVKLMHQAGIPEGAIQLIPGAGETIGAALVADKRIKAVLFTGSTDTANLINRTLATRGGEIIPLIAETGGQNAMIVDSSALLEQVVVDAVTSAFGSAGQRCSALRVLYVQEEVYPRTVELLKGAMAELVVGDPQWLSTDVGPVIDKEALSILKNHVENMKKHHEILYQCSVSDDVSSGHFMPPTAIAIDNISALEKEVFGPILHVIQFKRKDLDKVINQINQTGYGLTLGIHSRINETVEYIRQRVHAGNCYVNRNMIGAVVGLQPFGGEGLSGTGPKAGGPNYLIRLCHERTYTVDTTAAGGNASLMSIPEEG